From one Geoalkalibacter halelectricus genomic stretch:
- a CDS encoding cytochrome c3 family protein: MTLSRKMSFWGMLLGLCLLVTPASATVVHNFDCKNCHRVGVSFTDLGQGTTNICLQCHKEGAGSIQMLDGTFRAPTGRFAPGDASNALGSYPDGLEPGAQTSHIWAASDVNPQAGAQAPSDRRFYGRYHISTGKITCQRCHDPHSRDPENTKILRLGAGSRDQMCIQCHAPWVVGSEDRGLLTHPTVEDYAAVVAAQPDKYRPIAEVEAWPGDIQLLDNGGVGCASCHGVHYADSSSETPVIPGQASIGDGKLLRGDGPQSAGTYPLCQACHTYKLHGSATEEVSCLVCHSGHSYNQGEINYFVLRSQTETQTYGAVGGLRYAALPDVHGGSSTIAAQWAGTPGSPDGFCERCHGEVTTMEGSARAHIAGENCLACHNHNAAGMEYSFGANCADCHGFPPSVNVAGGPDGYAYVEGGHDYAADPYSKDENLSAHTSHAGSGSGYGFTCNLCHNADDFAATHNQGSFQDVFLAGNSFDPLVTANGILSPSYDPSGAGTCSNLYCHSSGGKHNPSGKTASDFTTVSVSWGGGKGTITTCNACHGNDVDSMTGLNSSAHLKHLAAGYACNVCHVETAASATTLVAGARGGTHVNGLVDVVFDSDYNLGNALLGAATYNSVDGSCAVFCHSDGQGNFASPTWGDAASGACGSCHAVSGQDLSGSHGVHVAPLGANIGCAACHGAGADTGAHAGHVDGALTVDHETCNSCHGVESEEIILVWGNAESADCMTCHTGAQTTVYVDRDGVERSASAMSAYYAAGHGGVAAPQRCRDCHSTEFDADHMGADSTNRLRSIYGNDFNSDPQAFCNICHSFDAQLHYATTGTSHDASNCIACHDPHGQSGAQDAMIRDQIGGRQVVGFSDRSERSSYYLDLPNQGGNNQYGICQVCHESDAVSYYNRTEEAPDHFAGLCISCHMHDGEELAFTPTGCNGCHGGGNNDPPADNFWPDGELRIDYSIADRAGSHQPHVDAIGQAISGLSDAAWAAYDNKLSYQNLACAYCHPDPGGSNAEGGPHTTPVTGRNDLTADVHGDPWNEGTYFRDMNGDFDPTGFYNPVIQRCSNIACHSNGSFTWTWYEDAIAPGKITDLSATIGDRTGTALLSWTAPGNDDGTGPMAYQYQVRYSTSPINGEAAWNDAEIAGGPPSVLSPGWTQNMRVYGLEPGENYHFAVKTADESFNWSEVSNAVSSQASPDVTPPRFFGLEKAVPAHISGAVNLFWPIAVDDYSRVTYKVWWTDGSFNLHFNLGRTLPEMDTTYGSGDEEYTIWTDVTTGLGYQVGGLDDGKTYQFLVRAQDEAGNRDANIRAREAIPQMLSENEWRPRVLKAIASPTGRSIAGLTTNFGSCESKRSHSSGPWRSELTDGDWGCSSPKRKNEIEDIRNTNIIKTWIMPDPYVEDMNIQGGRFQIFVEERGDRNQRLRVELGYYTANGTTWHSLGHVDRDIRRKSKTMVRFSLVEIGGRIPAGGHLAVRLKKENLNADRDLRLRFGSQRFGSMLTVSEQVANDRPAPFTVTTPGGGGAVSGVIDIDWSEAVDPEGDPVTYDVYGSSDGGASFEHVIALNLAERSTKWDTALEGIGLDSPNTQVRIRVLATDGYAHNEDGTFHSHREAFSGIFTVDNSVDTTPPAAITDLRAEHRPKAGTVQLYWTAPGDDGDEGGRAARYDIRYKLADGDGPVDESTWASSTVLPAPPVPGDPGLTQGYEVVGLQPGTAYFFGIKTQDHAGNWSQVSNSPAAEGGLACGVCHGTPPDEPNRLGAHIGHGYTQVDCAKCHGEDSMHYGLDHMVGEIRMAWNNPRKGFFNTATGPTELTADKVVYHDGDVKIYEDLTGPGGFNDLTIEMQNIDSGTCFGFNATGVTGCHGSGEPMWNDPSTVTCAGCHGDPDRPNIDPYGRPFEDPTLDERYYGNRPIYQAAPPIDLLGNEDGDAVGQHLRHLNFSYRFTGHSCTLCHEGNDHADGTVDVRLNLRAAGRDAEWVPPTELEPGSCIGTSELRCHGSGAVDPTWTTRSPEPHGPRLVECNECHGHQGYVYWVGESTNSATVGRASTISGTQHGDGAINTLTVSSSGNNLQIGDRIRKNGTFFQITAKSGTTLTLHRPIPVGMRFSHGEQIRTKHIPHTSDGGQVRHCTWCHVEGHPQGGHDDGGETVFIPNYPMVGIDYSSGGIHLRRVINGRTHLDGQPITSEAEVCWACHQDNNISEWGVNQKANTGNMDYDYGSLNQARWVGAIWTSPNFSYKTGEIQSTHSVNPDVLGPGVDPVEMIRCSYCHDVHDLNLAPNDDVSGPPYLRGTWKGNPYKEDGAPGRYDRDGVNSAVHNWYDWDEDYGMVPRGSTTQNRMGGYWIDQNSGYPTADWTLDDSAGLCVMCHGRDVDNMNRFGDPADAWVGVNGHSNAVIGGSGVHAANVYNPAIRKEGYMSGDTRLYDWRRPAMGYQDTIGKDGDRIYGLRNDDGGSTKESSSHVTSRNRRGVYPYAWNSDRGENRYAVWEPSWGVDDSTTAPELGYHRFSCSKCHNPHASRLPRLMITNCLDVYHNTWDDVFANDRDWWEGEADGTSVAWNNQGVMPYSGTDARGVRVDRQFAYATSAQNCHRYVNISGSGEPEEPGWNRVTPWQ, from the coding sequence ATGACATTGTCGCGAAAAATGTCCTTCTGGGGGATGCTGTTGGGGCTGTGCCTGCTGGTTACGCCGGCCTCCGCCACGGTGGTGCACAATTTCGACTGCAAGAACTGCCATCGCGTGGGGGTGAGCTTCACCGACCTGGGCCAGGGCACGACCAATATCTGCCTGCAATGCCACAAGGAAGGCGCCGGCTCCATTCAGATGCTCGACGGCACCTTCCGCGCGCCCACCGGGCGTTTCGCGCCGGGCGACGCCAGCAACGCCCTGGGCTCCTACCCGGATGGCCTGGAGCCGGGCGCGCAGACCTCGCACATCTGGGCGGCCTCGGATGTCAACCCGCAAGCCGGCGCCCAAGCCCCCAGCGACCGGCGCTTCTACGGCCGCTACCACATCTCCACCGGCAAAATCACCTGCCAGCGCTGCCACGATCCCCACAGCCGCGATCCGGAGAACACCAAGATCCTGCGCCTGGGCGCGGGCAGCCGCGACCAGATGTGCATCCAGTGCCATGCGCCCTGGGTGGTGGGCAGCGAGGATCGCGGCCTGCTCACTCACCCCACCGTGGAAGACTATGCGGCAGTGGTCGCCGCCCAGCCCGACAAGTATCGTCCCATCGCGGAAGTCGAAGCCTGGCCCGGCGACATTCAGTTGCTCGACAACGGCGGTGTGGGGTGCGCCTCCTGTCATGGCGTGCACTATGCCGATTCAAGCTCCGAGACGCCAGTAATCCCGGGTCAAGCCAGTATCGGCGATGGCAAGCTGCTGCGTGGCGACGGCCCGCAATCGGCCGGAACCTATCCCCTCTGCCAGGCCTGCCATACTTACAAACTCCACGGCAGCGCCACGGAAGAGGTGAGCTGCCTGGTGTGCCACAGCGGCCACTCCTACAACCAGGGCGAGATCAACTACTTCGTGCTGCGCAGCCAGACCGAAACCCAGACCTATGGGGCGGTGGGCGGCTTGCGCTACGCGGCCCTGCCCGACGTGCACGGCGGCTCTTCCACCATCGCCGCCCAATGGGCAGGCACTCCCGGCAGCCCCGACGGGTTCTGCGAGCGCTGTCACGGTGAGGTAACCACCATGGAGGGCAGCGCGCGCGCTCACATCGCGGGCGAGAACTGCCTGGCCTGCCACAACCACAATGCGGCGGGTATGGAGTATTCCTTCGGCGCCAACTGCGCCGACTGCCATGGCTTTCCGCCCTCGGTGAACGTCGCGGGCGGACCCGACGGCTATGCCTACGTCGAAGGCGGTCATGACTACGCCGCCGATCCCTATTCCAAGGATGAGAATCTCAGCGCCCATACCTCCCATGCCGGCTCAGGCAGCGGCTACGGGTTTACCTGCAACCTGTGCCACAACGCCGACGACTTCGCCGCCACCCACAACCAGGGCAGCTTTCAGGACGTGTTTCTCGCCGGCAACTCCTTCGATCCCCTGGTCACCGCGAACGGGATTCTCAGCCCCTCCTATGATCCCTCCGGCGCGGGTACCTGCAGCAACCTCTACTGCCACAGCAGCGGCGGCAAGCACAACCCGTCCGGCAAGACCGCGAGCGATTTCACCACGGTGAGCGTCTCCTGGGGCGGCGGCAAGGGAACCATCACCACCTGCAACGCCTGCCACGGCAACGACGTGGACAGTATGACAGGGCTAAACTCCAGCGCCCATCTCAAGCACCTGGCGGCGGGCTATGCCTGCAACGTCTGCCATGTGGAGACCGCCGCGAGCGCCACCACTCTGGTCGCGGGCGCCAGGGGCGGCACCCACGTCAACGGCCTGGTGGATGTGGTGTTCGACAGCGACTACAATCTCGGCAACGCCCTGCTCGGCGCCGCGACCTACAACAGCGTGGACGGTAGTTGCGCGGTGTTCTGCCACTCGGATGGGCAGGGCAACTTCGCTTCGCCCACCTGGGGCGATGCCGCCAGCGGCGCCTGCGGCAGTTGTCATGCGGTGTCCGGGCAAGATTTGAGCGGCAGCCATGGGGTGCACGTCGCTCCCCTGGGCGCCAACATCGGCTGCGCGGCCTGTCACGGCGCTGGTGCCGATACGGGCGCCCATGCCGGGCATGTGGACGGGGCGCTCACGGTCGATCATGAAACCTGCAACTCTTGCCACGGGGTGGAATCGGAAGAGATCATCCTGGTGTGGGGCAACGCCGAGAGCGCCGACTGCATGACCTGCCATACCGGGGCGCAGACCACCGTGTATGTGGATCGCGACGGGGTCGAGCGCAGCGCTTCGGCCATGAGCGCCTATTATGCTGCAGGTCACGGCGGGGTCGCCGCGCCTCAACGGTGCCGCGACTGCCACAGCACTGAGTTCGACGCCGACCACATGGGCGCCGACTCCACCAACCGCCTGCGCAGCATCTACGGCAATGACTTCAACAGCGATCCGCAGGCTTTCTGCAACATCTGTCACAGTTTCGACGCCCAGCTCCATTACGCCACCACAGGCACCAGCCATGACGCTTCCAACTGCATCGCCTGCCACGATCCCCACGGTCAGAGCGGCGCGCAGGATGCCATGATCCGCGACCAGATCGGTGGGCGCCAGGTGGTGGGCTTTAGCGACCGCAGCGAGCGCTCCAGCTACTATCTGGATCTGCCCAACCAGGGCGGCAACAACCAGTACGGCATCTGCCAGGTGTGCCATGAGTCCGACGCGGTCAGTTACTACAACCGCACCGAAGAGGCCCCGGACCATTTCGCCGGATTGTGCATCAGTTGTCACATGCACGACGGCGAGGAACTCGCCTTTACCCCCACGGGCTGCAACGGCTGCCACGGCGGCGGCAACAACGACCCGCCCGCCGACAATTTCTGGCCTGATGGCGAGCTGCGCATCGATTACAGCATCGCTGACCGCGCCGGGTCGCATCAGCCTCATGTCGATGCCATCGGCCAGGCCATTTCGGGCCTGAGTGACGCGGCCTGGGCGGCTTACGACAACAAGCTCAGCTATCAGAACCTGGCCTGCGCCTACTGCCATCCCGATCCGGGCGGCAGCAATGCCGAGGGCGGTCCCCATACCACGCCGGTGACGGGGCGCAACGATTTGACCGCCGATGTCCATGGCGACCCCTGGAACGAAGGTACTTACTTCAGGGATATGAACGGCGATTTCGATCCCACCGGCTTCTACAACCCAGTGATCCAGCGCTGCTCGAACATTGCCTGCCACAGCAATGGTTCCTTCACCTGGACCTGGTACGAAGATGCCATCGCCCCGGGTAAAATCACCGATCTGTCCGCGACCATCGGCGACAGGACCGGAACGGCTCTGCTGAGCTGGACCGCGCCTGGCAACGACGATGGAACCGGGCCCATGGCCTATCAATACCAGGTACGCTACAGCACCAGCCCGATCAACGGCGAAGCCGCCTGGAACGACGCGGAGATCGCCGGCGGTCCGCCTTCGGTGCTGAGCCCCGGATGGACCCAGAACATGCGGGTTTACGGCCTCGAGCCGGGAGAGAACTACCATTTCGCCGTGAAAACGGCGGACGAATCCTTCAACTGGTCGGAGGTTTCCAACGCGGTCAGCTCCCAGGCCAGCCCCGATGTGACGCCGCCGCGGTTCTTCGGCCTGGAGAAGGCCGTTCCCGCCCATATCAGCGGCGCCGTCAACCTGTTCTGGCCTATCGCGGTGGACGATTACAGCCGCGTCACCTACAAAGTGTGGTGGACCGACGGCTCCTTCAACCTGCACTTCAATCTGGGCCGCACCCTGCCGGAGATGGACACGACCTATGGCTCCGGTGATGAGGAATATACCATCTGGACGGATGTCACCACCGGCCTGGGCTATCAGGTCGGCGGCCTGGATGATGGAAAAACCTACCAGTTCCTGGTGCGCGCCCAGGACGAGGCCGGCAACCGCGACGCCAACATCCGTGCCCGTGAAGCCATCCCGCAGATGCTCTCCGAAAACGAGTGGCGGCCGCGGGTATTGAAGGCCATCGCCAGTCCCACGGGCAGAAGCATCGCCGGCCTGACGACCAACTTCGGCAGTTGCGAATCCAAGCGCTCTCACTCCAGCGGACCTTGGCGTTCGGAGTTGACCGACGGCGACTGGGGATGCAGCAGTCCCAAGCGAAAGAACGAAATTGAGGACATCAGGAACACCAACATCATCAAGACCTGGATCATGCCTGATCCCTATGTCGAGGACATGAACATCCAGGGCGGCCGTTTCCAGATTTTTGTCGAGGAGCGCGGCGATAGAAACCAGAGACTCAGGGTTGAACTTGGCTATTACACCGCCAACGGCACCACTTGGCACTCCCTCGGCCATGTGGATCGCGATATCAGGCGCAAAAGCAAGACCATGGTGCGCTTCAGCCTGGTGGAGATTGGCGGACGTATCCCAGCCGGCGGCCATCTGGCCGTGCGCCTTAAAAAGGAGAACCTCAACGCGGATAGAGATTTGAGGCTGCGCTTTGGCAGTCAGCGCTTCGGCAGCATGCTGACGGTCAGCGAACAGGTGGCCAACGACCGGCCCGCACCCTTCACCGTCACCACGCCTGGTGGGGGCGGCGCGGTATCCGGTGTCATCGATATTGACTGGAGCGAGGCGGTCGACCCTGAAGGCGATCCGGTGACCTATGACGTCTATGGCTCTTCGGATGGCGGCGCGAGCTTTGAGCACGTCATCGCCCTCAACCTGGCCGAGCGTTCAACCAAGTGGGACACGGCCCTGGAAGGCATCGGCCTGGACAGCCCCAACACCCAGGTGCGCATCAGGGTGCTGGCTACCGACGGCTATGCCCACAACGAAGATGGTACGTTCCATTCCCACCGCGAGGCGTTTTCGGGGATCTTCACCGTCGACAACAGCGTCGACACCACCCCCCCGGCGGCGATTACCGACCTGCGTGCCGAGCACCGTCCCAAGGCGGGAACGGTGCAGCTTTACTGGACGGCGCCGGGCGATGACGGCGATGAAGGCGGCCGTGCCGCCCGCTACGACATCCGCTATAAACTCGCCGACGGCGACGGACCCGTCGATGAAAGCACCTGGGCGTCCTCCACGGTGCTGCCCGCGCCACCGGTGCCCGGCGACCCCGGCTTGACTCAGGGGTACGAGGTGGTGGGCCTGCAGCCCGGCACGGCTTATTTCTTCGGGATCAAGACCCAGGATCATGCGGGCAACTGGTCGCAAGTGTCCAATTCGCCCGCCGCCGAGGGCGGGTTGGCGTGCGGCGTGTGCCACGGCACGCCGCCGGACGAGCCCAATCGCCTCGGCGCCCATATCGGACACGGCTACACCCAGGTGGATTGCGCCAAGTGCCACGGCGAGGATTCCATGCACTACGGGCTCGATCACATGGTGGGTGAAATCCGTATGGCCTGGAACAATCCGCGCAAGGGCTTTTTCAACACCGCCACCGGCCCGACGGAATTGACCGCCGACAAGGTCGTCTACCATGATGGCGACGTGAAAATATATGAGGATCTCACCGGGCCGGGAGGTTTCAACGATCTGACCATAGAGATGCAAAACATCGACAGCGGCACCTGTTTCGGCTTCAATGCCACGGGTGTGACCGGTTGCCACGGCAGCGGCGAGCCGATGTGGAACGATCCCAGCACCGTCACCTGCGCTGGCTGTCACGGCGATCCCGACCGGCCCAACATCGACCCCTATGGTCGACCCTTCGAGGATCCGACCCTGGATGAGCGCTATTACGGCAACCGGCCCATCTACCAGGCCGCGCCGCCCATCGACTTGCTCGGCAATGAAGATGGTGATGCGGTGGGCCAGCATCTGCGCCATCTCAACTTCTCCTACCGCTTTACCGGGCACTCCTGCACCCTGTGTCACGAGGGCAACGATCACGCCGACGGTACGGTCGATGTGCGCCTCAACCTGCGGGCCGCCGGCAGGGATGCCGAGTGGGTGCCGCCCACGGAACTGGAGCCGGGTTCGTGCATCGGCACCTCGGAGCTGCGCTGTCACGGCAGCGGCGCCGTCGACCCGACCTGGACCACGCGCAGTCCCGAGCCCCACGGCCCGCGCCTGGTGGAATGCAACGAGTGTCATGGTCATCAGGGCTATGTCTACTGGGTGGGTGAGTCAACCAACTCTGCAACGGTGGGGCGCGCCTCGACCATCAGCGGCACCCAGCATGGTGACGGCGCCATCAATACCTTGACGGTGTCGAGTTCCGGCAACAATCTGCAGATCGGTGATCGCATAAGGAAAAACGGGACTTTCTTCCAGATCACCGCCAAGTCCGGCACCACCCTGACCCTGCACAGGCCGATCCCTGTGGGGATGAGATTTTCCCACGGTGAACAGATTCGCACCAAGCACATACCCCACACCAGCGACGGCGGGCAGGTGCGTCACTGTACCTGGTGTCATGTGGAAGGCCATCCCCAGGGAGGGCACGATGATGGCGGCGAAACCGTCTTCATCCCCAATTATCCCATGGTGGGCATTGATTACAGCTCGGGTGGTATTCATCTGCGCCGAGTGATCAACGGCCGCACCCACCTGGACGGCCAGCCCATCACCAGCGAGGCGGAAGTGTGCTGGGCCTGCCACCAGGACAATAACATCTCCGAGTGGGGGGTGAACCAGAAGGCAAACACCGGCAACATGGATTACGATTACGGCTCTCTCAACCAGGCCCGCTGGGTGGGGGCGATCTGGACCAGCCCCAACTTCAGCTACAAAACCGGGGAGATTCAGTCGACCCATTCGGTCAATCCCGATGTGCTCGGTCCCGGGGTGGACCCGGTGGAAATGATCCGCTGCAGCTACTGTCATGACGTGCATGATCTTAATCTGGCGCCCAATGACGACGTTTCGGGGCCGCCCTATCTGCGCGGCACCTGGAAGGGCAATCCCTACAAGGAGGACGGGGCGCCCGGTCGCTACGATCGCGACGGGGTGAACAGCGCGGTGCACAACTGGTATGACTGGGACGAGGACTACGGCATGGTGCCGCGCGGTTCCACCACGCAAAACCGCATGGGCGGCTACTGGATCGACCAGAACAGCGGCTACCCCACCGCCGACTGGACGCTGGACGATTCCGCCGGTTTGTGCGTCATGTGCCATGGGCGCGATGTGGACAACATGAACCGCTTCGGCGATCCGGCCGACGCCTGGGTGGGCGTCAACGGCCACTCCAATGCGGTGATCGGCGGCAGCGGGGTGCATGCGGCCAATGTCTATAATCCGGCAATCCGCAAGGAAGGTTACATGTCCGGCGACACCCGGCTCTATGACTGGCGGCGACCGGCCATGGGCTATCAGGACACCATAGGCAAGGATGGTGATAGAATTTACGGTTTACGTAACGATGACGGTGGCAGCACCAAAGAAAGCAGCAGTCATGTGACCAGCCGGAACCGGCGAGGAGTGTATCCCTATGCCTGGAACAGCGATCGTGGTGAAAATCGTTATGCCGTTTGGGAGCCGAGCTGGGGGGTGGATGATTCCACCACCGCACCGGAATTGGGCTACCACCGCTTCAGTTGTTCCAAGTGCCACAACCCGCACGCATCACGTCTGCCGCGGCTGATGATCACCAATTGCCTGGATGTTTATCACAACACCTGGGACGATGTATTCGCCAACGACCGTGATTGGTGGGAAGGGGAAGCCGATGGCACCAGTGTCGCTTGGAATAACCAGGGCGTGATGCCCTACAGCGGCACCGATGCCCGCGGTGTGCGCGTGGATCGCCAGTTCGCCTATGCCACCAGTGCCCAGAACTGCCACCGCTATGTCAACATCAGCGGCAGCGGCGAGCCCGAGGAGCCGGGCTGGAACAGGGTGACGCCCTGGCAGTGA
- a CDS encoding trimeric intracellular cation channel family protein — protein sequence MSLLYLLDLIGTAAFAASGAWAGIRRRMDLLGVLVLGVVTATGGGTLRDILLGDVPPFSFKDETYLYISIAVSLVVFFWHRRMEFIQHPLLYFDAVGLGTFVVIGTSKALAFETGFLVAVVLGVMTATAGGVIRDVLSNQVPLILRKEVYASACIAGAVLLVLLHRLDAPPTLAALSAAVVVIAVRLLAIHFNWALPRAKE from the coding sequence ATGAGCCTTCTTTATCTCCTCGATCTGATCGGCACGGCGGCCTTCGCCGCCTCGGGCGCCTGGGCCGGCATCCGGCGCCGCATGGACCTGCTCGGCGTTCTGGTGCTGGGGGTGGTCACCGCCACCGGCGGCGGCACCCTGCGCGATATTTTGCTCGGCGACGTACCGCCTTTTTCCTTCAAGGACGAAACCTACCTGTATATCTCCATAGCGGTGTCGCTGGTGGTGTTCTTCTGGCACCGCCGCATGGAATTCATTCAACATCCGCTGCTGTATTTCGATGCGGTGGGTTTGGGAACCTTCGTGGTGATCGGCACCAGCAAGGCGCTGGCCTTTGAGACGGGCTTTCTGGTCGCGGTGGTTCTGGGGGTGATGACCGCCACCGCGGGTGGGGTGATACGCGACGTGCTGTCCAACCAGGTGCCGCTGATTCTGCGCAAGGAGGTCTACGCCTCGGCGTGCATTGCCGGTGCAGTGCTGCTGGTGCTGCTGCATCGCCTCGACGCGCCGCCGACCCTCGCGGCCTTGAGTGCCGCGGTGGTCGTCATCGCCGTGCGCCTGCTGGCAATCCATTTCAACTGGGCCCTGCCGCGCGCCAAGGAATAG
- a CDS encoding GspE/PulE family protein: MEQNLTLTFMDGGETAARLARPFQPRENEIEITLPDQDLRLAYPLHDLCCIKLHGKPTSGTDNGAQPAEEVETATGETYRVQVIGRDKYPAGFYGLPIDQDSPFKSIFFTFHGVRTRPLERPLGSILRERGLVDEPGMNQALQEQRKLRTRRVGEIIAEQNNIAQSRIDEEVAQVRGNLGKIPKNVRVGDILVAAGLVTREQVEEALAAQKDGKKKRIGSLLIEMGLITEAQLLSALATKFGLRFVDLDNFEPSAEALEALPREVATRMQVLPIELRGRLLTVATSQPTDPTIGENLRFGSNRQIELVVACSDQITQALESFYVKTESQVRELIGELSEAADLEMEESDDSQFHETDSQIINLVNKILIDGYKKGVSDIHFEPGLGKQPLGVRYRIDGVCQVVHKIAPAYRHAVVARIKIMARLDIAEHRRPQSGKILLRYEGRKVEYRVEITPTVGGNEDAVLRILASSKPLPLNQMGFSDTNLKAFEQILAKPYGIILCVGPTGSGKTTSLHSALGHINKPDRKIWTAEDPVEITQAGLRQVQVHPKIGFGFKEALRSFLRADPDVIMIGEMRDAETAKTAIEASLTGHLVFSTLHTNSAPETVVRLIEMGMDPYNFADAMLGILAQRLARRLCVACRAPYTPSREEYDHLVHAYGEAWFTRRQMPAYTEDLTLMRAVGCRDCNQTGYRGRIAVHELLTTSETMRTGIKKGMLAEDLRDLAVEDGMTTLRMDGIHKVFQGITDLDQVLRVCL, encoded by the coding sequence ATGGAACAAAATCTGACCCTGACCTTCATGGACGGCGGTGAAACCGCGGCGCGGCTGGCCCGCCCGTTTCAGCCCCGCGAGAATGAAATCGAAATCACCCTGCCCGACCAGGATCTGCGCCTCGCCTATCCCCTGCATGACTTGTGCTGCATCAAGCTGCACGGCAAACCCACAAGCGGCACCGACAACGGTGCCCAGCCCGCCGAGGAGGTAGAAACCGCCACGGGAGAGACCTACCGCGTGCAGGTCATCGGGCGCGACAAATACCCCGCCGGGTTTTACGGCCTGCCCATCGACCAGGACAGCCCCTTCAAAAGTATTTTCTTCACCTTCCACGGCGTGCGCACCAGGCCCCTGGAGCGACCCCTCGGCAGCATTCTGCGCGAGCGCGGCCTGGTCGACGAACCAGGAATGAACCAGGCCCTGCAGGAACAGCGCAAGCTGCGCACCCGCCGTGTGGGGGAAATCATCGCGGAACAGAACAACATCGCCCAGAGCCGCATCGACGAGGAAGTCGCGCAGGTGCGCGGCAACCTCGGCAAAATCCCCAAGAACGTGCGTGTCGGCGACATCCTGGTGGCGGCCGGCCTGGTGACCCGCGAGCAGGTCGAAGAGGCACTGGCCGCCCAGAAGGACGGCAAGAAAAAACGCATCGGCAGTCTGCTCATCGAAATGGGCCTGATCACCGAAGCTCAGCTCCTCTCGGCCCTGGCCACCAAGTTCGGCCTGCGTTTCGTCGACCTCGACAATTTCGAGCCGAGCGCCGAGGCCCTGGAAGCCTTGCCGCGCGAGGTGGCGACGCGCATGCAGGTGCTGCCCATCGAACTGCGCGGCCGCCTGCTCACGGTGGCGACCTCTCAGCCCACCGACCCCACCATCGGAGAGAACCTGCGCTTCGGCAGCAACCGGCAGATCGAGCTGGTGGTCGCCTGCAGCGACCAGATCACCCAGGCCCTGGAGAGTTTTTACGTCAAGACCGAATCCCAGGTGCGCGAACTGATCGGCGAACTCTCCGAAGCCGCCGATCTGGAGATGGAAGAGAGCGACGACTCGCAATTCCACGAGACCGATTCGCAGATCATCAATCTGGTCAACAAGATTCTCATCGATGGGTACAAGAAAGGCGTCTCGGACATCCACTTCGAGCCGGGCCTGGGCAAGCAGCCCCTGGGGGTACGCTACCGCATCGACGGGGTCTGCCAGGTGGTGCACAAGATCGCGCCGGCCTATCGCCACGCGGTGGTGGCGCGCATCAAGATCATGGCGCGGCTCGACATCGCCGAACATCGCCGGCCGCAAAGCGGCAAGATCCTGCTGCGTTACGAAGGGAGAAAAGTCGAATACCGCGTCGAGATCACCCCCACGGTGGGCGGCAACGAGGACGCGGTGCTGCGCATCCTGGCCTCGTCCAAGCCGCTGCCCCTCAACCAGATGGGCTTCAGCGACACCAACCTCAAGGCATTCGAGCAAATCCTCGCCAAGCCCTACGGGATCATCCTGTGCGTCGGCCCCACCGGCTCGGGCAAGACCACCAGCCTGCACTCGGCCCTGGGGCACATCAACAAGCCCGACCGCAAGATCTGGACGGCCGAGGATCCGGTGGAGATCACCCAGGCGGGCCTGCGCCAGGTGCAGGTGCATCCCAAGATCGGCTTCGGCTTCAAGGAGGCGCTGCGCTCCTTTCTACGCGCCGATCCCGACGTCATCATGATCGGCGAGATGCGTGACGCGGAAACCGCCAAGACCGCCATCGAGGCCTCCCTCACCGGGCATCTGGTGTTCAGCACCCTGCACACCAACAGCGCCCCCGAAACCGTGGTGAGACTGATCGAAATGGGCATGGATCCCTACAATTTCGCCGACGCCATGCTCGGCATCCTCGCCCAGCGCCTGGCGCGCCGCCTGTGCGTGGCCTGCCGCGCCCCCTACACGCCGAGCCGCGAGGAATACGACCATCTGGTGCATGCCTACGGCGAAGCCTGGTTCACGCGCCGGCAGATGCCCGCCTACACTGAAGATTTGACCCTGATGCGCGCGGTGGGCTGCCGCGACTGCAACCAGACCGGCTATCGCGGCCGCATCGCCGTACACGAACTGCTGACCACCAGCGAGACCATGCGCACCGGCATCAAAAAAGGCATGCTGGCCGAGGATCTGCGCGATCTGGCCGTCGAGGACGGCATGACCACCTTGCGTATGGACGGAATTCACAAGGTCTTTCAGGGCATCACCGACCTCGATCAGGTGCTGCGCGTGTGCCTCTAA